In Halobaculum rubrum, the following are encoded in one genomic region:
- a CDS encoding histidine kinase N-terminal 7TM domain-containing protein, with the protein MSSASFYWYILAYVVAIVGCAVALRRARRIDDRETRVGLVALLVTSGSWATAQLGYLIAPTGTLQYALYLTGLIVGLTTIGGWLYFCSAYTGRSFHRNRTYRRLAVAVYVAIVAVKLTNPFHGLYFTAEPMTTPFPHLAIQPGLAHWVVTGLSYSLVAVGFFMLFDLFLEVDFDTRPLAALVGATALPVTFDLVEMTSTTIPDLSLEPVGVAAFAVGTLFVFEDRFLSIQLSDGVDDVLIYLDGDGRIREANGLARERFPELRGARGRALEAVLPAVASAVGDDEGVLERREDGEARYYLVSTTEFVRGGGTLGRLAMLSDVTDSERRRRELERQNDQLESLAAAMRHELLNTLQIVAGRVDIAGRELESGDVQSARESLRTASGTAQRMRGLVEDFADVARQGRTVEATESVPFDVAVGEAWAAVDTADTELVSDGEGTIEADADRLTSLLASAFRFGVHNGADRIAVELEGDGFSVAGDGDDHHDMDAEAFFEYGGAVPDAEAGIALPNVRTLARVHGWTATVDDEYDDGVRVVIENAHTEPARSATRSAAEREPAASRAQ; encoded by the coding sequence GGCAGTTGGGCGACCGCACAGCTGGGGTACCTCATCGCGCCGACCGGGACGCTCCAGTACGCGCTGTACCTGACCGGACTGATCGTCGGACTCACCACCATCGGCGGCTGGCTCTACTTCTGCTCGGCGTACACCGGCCGGTCGTTCCACCGGAACCGGACGTACCGCCGGCTCGCCGTGGCCGTGTACGTCGCGATCGTCGCCGTGAAACTGACCAACCCGTTCCACGGGCTGTATTTCACCGCCGAGCCCATGACGACGCCGTTCCCCCACCTCGCGATCCAGCCGGGGCTGGCCCACTGGGTCGTCACGGGGCTGTCGTACTCGCTTGTCGCGGTCGGCTTCTTCATGCTGTTCGACCTGTTCCTCGAGGTGGATTTCGACACGCGCCCGTTGGCCGCGCTCGTGGGCGCGACTGCGCTCCCCGTGACGTTCGACCTCGTCGAGATGACGAGCACGACGATCCCGGATCTGAGCCTCGAACCCGTGGGCGTCGCGGCGTTCGCGGTCGGGACGCTGTTCGTCTTCGAGGACCGGTTCCTCTCGATACAGCTGTCCGACGGCGTCGACGACGTGCTGATCTACCTCGACGGCGACGGCCGGATCCGGGAGGCGAACGGGCTCGCCCGCGAGCGCTTCCCCGAACTGCGCGGCGCACGCGGCCGGGCGCTGGAGGCCGTGCTCCCCGCCGTCGCCTCGGCCGTCGGCGACGACGAGGGGGTGCTCGAACGCCGGGAAGACGGCGAGGCACGCTACTACCTCGTTTCCACGACGGAGTTCGTCCGCGGCGGCGGCACGCTCGGGAGGCTGGCGATGCTGAGCGACGTGACCGACTCCGAACGGCGCAGGCGGGAGCTGGAGCGCCAGAACGACCAGCTCGAGTCGCTCGCGGCCGCGATGCGCCACGAGCTGCTCAACACCCTCCAGATCGTCGCCGGTCGCGTCGACATCGCCGGGAGGGAGCTGGAGTCCGGAGACGTCCAGTCGGCCCGGGAGTCGCTGCGGACCGCCTCGGGGACCGCCCAGCGAATGCGGGGGCTCGTCGAGGACTTCGCCGACGTGGCCCGGCAGGGCCGGACCGTCGAGGCGACCGAGTCGGTGCCGTTCGACGTGGCAGTCGGGGAGGCGTGGGCCGCGGTCGACACGGCGGACACGGAGCTCGTGAGCGACGGCGAGGGCACGATCGAGGCCGACGCCGACCGGCTCACCTCGCTGCTCGCGAGCGCGTTCCGCTTCGGCGTCCACAACGGCGCCGACCGGATCGCGGTCGAACTCGAGGGGGACGGCTTCTCGGTCGCCGGCGACGGCGACGACCACCACGACATGGACGCGGAGGCGTTCTTCGAGTACGGCGGCGCCGTCCCCGACGCCGAGGCGGGGATCGCGCTGCCGAACGTGCGGACGTTGGCGCGGGTCCACGGGTGGACGGCGACCGTCGACGACGAGTACGACGACGGGGTCAGAGTGGTGATCGAGAACGCGCACACGGAGCCGGCACGGTCGGCAACGCGGTCCGCAGCCGAGCGTGAGCCCGCCGCCTCGAGGGCTCAGTAG
- the gap gene encoding type I glyceraldehyde-3-phosphate dehydrogenase, whose amino-acid sequence MSKSYLEAGNNGDEPVRVGLNGFGRIGRNVFRAVLEDPRIELVGINDVMDGEEMRYLASYDSVMGRLDGVEYDADARALSIGGTSVPLLDEQDPADLPWDDLDVDVALECTGVFRTKSDAERHVEAGADVAIISAPPKGEEPVKQLVYGVNHADEYEGESVVSNASCTTNSVTPVAKVLDEEFGIASGTLTTVHAYTGSQNLVDGPKAKTRRGRAAAENIVPTSTGAAQAATEILPQLQGKLDGMAMRVPVPNGSLTELVVDLESSPSADEINEAFRDAADAGPLAGVLGYTDDEVVSRDIIGLPFSSYVDLRSTNVVGENDEGIAKILTWYDNEYGFSNRLLDVAAYVDAY is encoded by the coding sequence ATGAGTAAATCGTACCTCGAAGCGGGCAACAACGGAGACGAGCCGGTCCGGGTGGGCCTGAACGGGTTCGGTCGGATCGGCCGCAACGTCTTCCGCGCGGTGCTGGAGGACCCGCGGATCGAGCTCGTGGGCATCAACGACGTGATGGACGGCGAGGAGATGCGGTATCTCGCCTCCTACGACTCCGTGATGGGCCGCCTCGACGGCGTCGAGTACGACGCCGACGCGCGCGCGCTGAGCATCGGCGGCACCTCGGTTCCGCTCCTCGACGAGCAGGACCCCGCCGACCTCCCGTGGGACGACCTCGACGTGGACGTCGCGCTGGAGTGCACCGGCGTCTTCCGCACGAAAAGCGACGCCGAGCGACACGTGGAGGCGGGCGCCGACGTTGCGATCATCTCCGCGCCGCCGAAGGGCGAGGAGCCGGTCAAGCAGCTCGTGTACGGTGTCAACCACGCCGACGAGTACGAGGGCGAGTCGGTCGTCTCGAACGCCTCCTGTACGACCAACTCCGTCACGCCGGTCGCGAAGGTGCTCGACGAGGAGTTCGGCATCGCCTCCGGGACGCTGACGACGGTCCACGCCTACACGGGGAGTCAGAACCTCGTCGACGGCCCGAAAGCGAAGACCCGCCGGGGTCGCGCGGCCGCCGAGAACATCGTTCCCACCTCGACGGGCGCCGCACAGGCTGCGACGGAGATACTGCCCCAACTGCAGGGCAAACTCGACGGGATGGCGATGCGCGTCCCGGTCCCCAACGGCTCGCTCACCGAACTGGTCGTCGACCTGGAGTCGTCGCCGTCGGCCGACGAGATCAACGAGGCGTTCCGCGACGCGGCCGACGCCGGTCCGCTCGCGGGCGTGCTCGGCTACACCGACGACGAGGTCGTCAGCCGCGACATCATCGGGTTGCCGTTCTCCTCGTACGTCGATCTGCGTTCGACGAACGTCGTCGGCGAGAACGACGAGGGCATCGCGAAGATCCTCACGTGGTACGACAACGAGTACGGTTTCTCGAACCGACTGCTCGACGTGGCGGCGTACGTCGACGCCTACTGA
- a CDS encoding Hsp20/alpha crystallin family protein translates to MRDDRDDPFGDIFDEIERMMSEMAGEPGGDAGFGDETHVSVYEEGETLRLVADLPGVDKDGIDLQCDGRTLTISAEGDGRRFDERVRLPVRVDEHSAAAAFNNGVLEVTFDALEPSADIDVE, encoded by the coding sequence ATGCGCGACGACCGCGACGATCCGTTCGGCGACATCTTCGATGAGATCGAGCGGATGATGAGCGAGATGGCCGGCGAGCCCGGCGGCGACGCCGGCTTCGGCGACGAGACCCACGTGTCGGTGTACGAGGAGGGGGAGACGCTCCGTCTCGTGGCCGACCTGCCGGGAGTCGACAAGGACGGGATCGACCTCCAGTGTGACGGCCGAACCCTGACGATCTCCGCGGAGGGCGACGGCCGACGCTTCGACGAGCGGGTTCGGCTCCCCGTCCGTGTCGACGAGCACTCCGCGGCGGCGGCGTTCAACAACGGCGTGCTCGAGGTCACCTTCGACGCGCTGGAGCCCTCCGCCGACATCGACGTCGAGTAA
- a CDS encoding ATP-grasp domain-containing protein, which produces MSTAPSHPDLRLAVTTRAETFERLRERLAPHGIAVDHVRPDERVLRVAGGGEPETAADAEAETEFDGFDAGWVYPSRLMEGAVVDARLGVPWVNGKDAVLASRNKAGALATLADAGLPVPATRLVSNPADDEAVLAAADEIGYPLVVKPNSTTRGVGVAKVTDPDSLLGVTDYLDLVHDYRATGDKSYLLQEFLPAATDYRVMVLDGAYAGAVERRLPEAALAEGKWKHNVHRGAVAEGVDLPESARRLAERAAETLGVPLLGVDLLESDGRLVVSETNARPTIDAAEKYREGFDADLAALVRRTAAQ; this is translated from the coding sequence ATGTCGACGGCGCCGTCCCACCCCGACCTCCGGCTCGCGGTGACCACGCGCGCGGAGACGTTCGAGCGACTGCGCGAGCGCCTCGCACCGCACGGCATCGCCGTCGATCACGTCCGGCCGGACGAGCGCGTGCTCCGGGTCGCCGGCGGCGGCGAACCCGAAACCGCCGCCGACGCGGAAGCCGAGACGGAGTTCGACGGCTTCGACGCCGGCTGGGTGTACCCGTCGCGGCTGATGGAGGGGGCGGTCGTCGACGCCCGCCTCGGGGTGCCGTGGGTGAACGGCAAGGACGCGGTGCTGGCTTCCCGCAACAAGGCCGGCGCGCTCGCGACGCTGGCGGACGCGGGGCTCCCCGTTCCGGCGACGCGGCTGGTCTCGAACCCCGCCGACGACGAGGCCGTGCTGGCCGCGGCCGACGAGATCGGCTACCCGCTGGTCGTGAAGCCCAACTCGACGACGCGCGGCGTCGGCGTCGCGAAGGTGACCGATCCGGACTCGCTGCTCGGCGTGACGGACTACCTCGACCTCGTCCACGATTACCGCGCGACCGGCGACAAGTCGTACCTGCTGCAGGAGTTCCTCCCCGCCGCGACCGACTACCGGGTCATGGTGCTGGACGGCGCCTACGCCGGCGCCGTGGAGCGCAGACTCCCCGAGGCGGCGCTGGCCGAGGGGAAGTGGAAGCACAACGTCCACCGGGGCGCCGTCGCCGAGGGCGTCGACCTCCCGGAATCGGCACGGCGACTCGCCGAGCGCGCGGCCGAAACGCTGGGGGTCCCGCTGCTCGGGGTCGACCTGCTGGAGTCGGACGGTCGACTCGTCGTCTCGGAGACGAACGCCCGGCCGACGATCGACGCCGCCGAGAAGTACCGCGAGGGGTTCGACGCGGATCTGGCGGCGCTGGTGCGGCGGACGGCAGCGCAGTAG
- a CDS encoding RPA12/RPB9/RPC11 RNA polymerase family protein, which translates to MQFCNECDSMMHTEGDTWVCRSCGTEEPRDSQAESAMTTRDGQRDDGAPAVADATRGSAETMQEPCPADDCEGERAHYEMIPKPGGSYEVRLFTCVECGHKWRES; encoded by the coding sequence ATGCAATTCTGTAACGAGTGTGATTCGATGATGCACACGGAGGGCGACACGTGGGTGTGTCGCTCCTGTGGGACCGAGGAGCCGCGGGACTCGCAAGCGGAATCGGCGATGACGACCCGGGATGGACAGCGGGACGACGGGGCACCCGCCGTGGCCGACGCGACACGGGGCTCCGCCGAGACGATGCAAGAGCCCTGTCCGGCGGACGACTGCGAGGGCGAGCGGGCCCATTACGAGATGATACCGAAGCCGGGCGGCTCCTACGAGGTCCGGCTGTTCACCTGTGTCGAGTGCGGCCACAAGTGGCGCGAATCCTGA
- a CDS encoding class I SAM-dependent methyltransferase produces MDDHSQTDHGGNVDAFSTTEKIARAEGQLEDGLFPQEREIAEKYFSAGESVLDLGCGAGRTTVQLVDGGLDVVAVDVSEPMVEAARSLTGDAALGIADATRLPFADNSFDNVLFSYNGLDYPYPATERLRALSEIWRVLNPNGTFAFSSHNTWYTLPALVSDWGFLRKFYLAPENRDRSSRRYKVDRRDRIALETYFSNPLHQWRQLRGAGFRLEAVIGKRDSPLRFFERGLYYVARPV; encoded by the coding sequence ATGGACGACCACTCACAGACTGATCACGGGGGAAACGTGGATGCGTTCTCAACGACCGAAAAGATCGCCCGGGCTGAGGGGCAACTCGAAGATGGGCTCTTTCCACAAGAGCGGGAGATCGCTGAAAAGTACTTCTCTGCGGGGGAATCCGTGCTGGACCTGGGGTGTGGGGCCGGTCGGACCACGGTGCAACTCGTGGACGGCGGCCTCGATGTCGTCGCGGTAGACGTAAGCGAACCAATGGTGGAAGCGGCCAGATCTCTGACCGGAGATGCGGCGCTGGGGATAGCGGATGCGACTCGGCTCCCCTTTGCTGACAACTCATTCGACAATGTGTTGTTCTCGTATAACGGTCTGGACTACCCGTACCCGGCCACCGAGCGCTTACGAGCGCTCTCCGAGATCTGGCGCGTCCTGAACCCCAACGGAACCTTCGCGTTCAGCAGTCACAATACGTGGTACACACTGCCCGCTCTCGTCAGTGACTGGGGGTTCCTTCGGAAGTTCTATCTGGCCCCGGAGAACAGAGACCGGAGCTCGCGCAGATATAAAGTAGACAGGCGCGACCGCATCGCCCTCGAGACCTATTTTTCGAACCCCCTTCACCAGTGGCGTCAGCTCCGTGGGGCAGGGTTCCGACTGGAGGCCGTGATTGGGAAACGAGACTCACCCCTCCGGTTCTTCGAGAGGGGACTCTACTACGTCGCGAGACCTGTGTAA